The proteins below come from a single Triticum aestivum cultivar Chinese Spring chromosome 5D, IWGSC CS RefSeq v2.1, whole genome shotgun sequence genomic window:
- the LOC123124529 gene encoding putative nuclease HARBI1 produces the protein MLGNFLMRKRREDDELAIIEALYANDRSSANHTHIHTSILTGDRYVREVLEGHELRCKRDFRMERYIFRNLVQCLRERCHLRDTNFVSVEEQVGIFLYAVSKNATNRTLQGQFQHSGETISRYFNIVLNALMILSGSVIQLPPINVPFKVASNTKFMPYFKDCIGAIDGTHIPISISPKDQDPYRNRKGTLSQNVMVACDFGNRFVHVSSGWEGSASDARVLQDALENNFYVPEGKFYLVDAGYANTPNFIAPYRNVRYHLVEQAKCNQRPQNPRELFNQRHAQLCNHVEHIIGVLKKRFPVLKCASQYPIDSQAEIAIACCALHNFICSNEGGEQWLDQVESDIDPIKIIDVPSGDMKYTNDIHSLNEQRVLGSTKRDEIADAMWNDYQDYLRRTRRNTA, from the exons ATGTTGGGTAATTTTTTGATGCGCAAACGTAGAGAAGATGACGAATTGGCTATCATCGAAGCTTTGTATGCTAACGATAGAAGCTCGGCCAACCACACACATATTCATACATCCATCCTTACGGGAGATCGGTACGTGCGAGAAGTTCTAGAAGGTCATGAATTAAGATGCAAACGAGATTTTCGGATGGAGCGGTATATTTTTCGTAACTTGGTCCAGTGTCTTCGAGAGAGATGCCATCTAAGAGATACGAATTTTGTCTCAGTGGAAGAACAAGTAGGCATATTTTTATATGCCGTTTCAAAGAATGCAACCAATCGTACACTCCAAGGGCAATTTCAGCATAGTGGTGAGACCATAAGTCGCTATTTCAATATTGTGTTGAACGCCCTGATGATATTGTCAGGAAGTGTAATACAGTTGCCTCCAATTAATGTTCCTTTCAAAGTTGCAAGCAATACGAAATTTATGCCATATTTCAAG GATTGTATTGGAGCAATAGATGGAACACATATTCCAATTAGCATATCTCCAAAAGACCAAGATCCATATCGTAACAGAAAGGGAACATTGTCACAAAATGTTATGGTTGCATGTGATTTTGGTAATCGTTTTGTCCATGTCAGCAGCGGATGGGAAGGTTCCGCTTCTGATGCTCGCGTTCTACAAGATGCTCTTGAAAATAATTTCTATGTCCCCGAAGGAAAGTTTTATTTGGTGGATGCTGGTTATGCGAATACGCCTAATTTCATTGCACCTTATCGCAATGTAAGGTACCATTTGGTGGAGCAGGCTAAATGCAATCAGCGGCCGCAAAATCCTCGAGAGCTATTCAACCAGAGGCATGCACAACTATGTAATCATGTTGAGCATATAATTGGAGTTCTGAAGAAGCGTTTCCCTGTACTAAAGTGTGCATCGCAATACCCCATCGACTCGCAAGCAGAAATTGCGATAGCATGTTGTGCTCTTCATAATTTTATTTGCAGTAATGAGGGTGGCGAACAATGGTTGGACCAAGTTGAATCAGACATTGATCCAATAAAAATAATTGATGTTCCAAGTGGAGATATGAAGTATACAAATGATATACATTCTCTCAATGAGCAGCGAGTACTAGGTAGCACAAAAAGGGATGAAATAGCCGATGCCATGTGGAATGACTATCAAGACTATCTCAGGCGGACTAGAAGAAATACTGCATAA